A segment of the Ipomoea triloba cultivar NCNSP0323 chromosome 1, ASM357664v1 genome:
AAGacattacttctttttttttttttttttttttttttttttttttttttttttttttttttttttttttttttttttttttttttttttttgttaatctatataaataataaaattataaatgttattgCAAATTTTGTGCAAGAACATAGTTGAATTTATGAAGAAATAATTACGCATTATTTAAGTAAAATGATTGAATTGAACTCTTGCAAATCTCTGTGTCAATATTGTATAAGATTTTGAGTGTTAATCGATTGTATCTGTACATGTGACCTCATATTGCAATGGCAAATGGAAACAATTAATATGAATCTCCAATAGCTTCTTTGCAAGTTTACCTCGATTCCTCCCTCAATCCCAGTCAGTATTTGGTAGCAGAGATGCATTCTGCAGCACCTATACCAAATCTTAGTCAATCTGCTGAaacaataattttcttttagaaTTTGAAACCGATATCAATAATGACCTGCAACCGTAAGTAAACTGTAAAAGTTGAAATTTTTGTCTTAAACATAAGTAAACAGTGCTGTGTTTAGAGGTAATGCTACTAGCCCAATTTTTTTCACCAAACCTTGTCCCAAATGATATGGCATTATTGGAATCAGTCATGACTTTCCAATGAATAGGTTGAATCATATGTCACAAGCGACATCACTTGgggccacaaaaaaaaaaggtacaaataaCAATTTCTATGTTGGAAATTCTTCGGTTCATTCAAATGAAATCTTTAAAATCCATGCTGCCTCATGTTACATTTGTAGAATAAACTATGCTAGTATTGTTTACAGAATGGCCCGTGAGAAATTCTCACATCATCAGGAACAAANTTTGTTCCTGATGATGTGAGAATTTCTCACGGGCCATTCTGTAAACAATACTAGCATAGTTTATTCTACAAATGTAACATGAGGCAGCATGGATTTTAAAGATTTCATTTGAATGAACCGAAGAATTTCCAACATAGAAATTGttatttgtaccttttttttttgtggcccCAAGTGATGTCGCTTGTGACATATGATTCAACCTATTCATTGGAAAGTCATGACTGATTCCAATAATGCCATATCATTTGGGACAAGGTTTGGTGAAAAAAATTGGGCTAGTAGCATTACCTCTAAACACAGCACTGTTTACTTATGTTTAAGACAAAAATTTCAACTTTTACAGTTTACTTACGGTTGCAGGTCATTATTGATATCGGTTTCAAAttctaaaagaaaattattgttTCAGCAGATTGACTAAGATTTGGTATAGGTGCTGCAGAATGCATCTCTGCTACCAAATACTGACTGGGATTGAGGGAGGAATCGAGGTAAACTTGCAAAGAAGCTATTGGAGATTCATATTAATTGTTTCCATTTGCCATTGCAATATGAGGTCACATGTACAGATACAATCGATTAACACTCAAAATCTTATACAATATTGACACAGAGATTTGCAAGAGTTCAATTCAATCATTTTACTTAAATAATGCGTAATTATTTCTTCATAAATTCAACTATGTTCTTGCACAAAATTTGcaataacatttataattttattatttatatagattaACAATTTGGACAAAATTGAAgacattactttttttttttttttttttttttttttagtactacaatCTAACCTATCCATAttactctttatatatatacacacatattcttaaatttgtgtaagaggttttacattttaattgagCATTTGGTTCATTGTTGTAGACCAAAAGTTATATAGTCATTTGAGCAAATGATTAatgcatttattttttattgtattacCTATTTTACATCTTCATTTCTATATTtgatattacaattaatttatttttatcattttaattaaaattactgAAATCTAATTTGAATATTGGAGTTGAGCGGAAAGATGAAAAAGTACATTAGATATTACAATAGTTGAgcttcaaatttatttatttatttttttttgcaaactcAAAAAATGTTTCTAAAAATTGgaatatgtatttaaaaaaatggagaGCATGCCTTGGTTTGAaaagaatgaatatataatcggaataaaaagaaaattaatattaaagccttttttaaaatttgttttttgaaGTGTGCTATTGCCTATTGCTATTggattacaatttacaaagatGTTGGAGTTTGTAAAATTTGAGTTTTTGGCGGCAATATTTGACTGCATTTTCCGTTAAAACTTAAACGCTGGCCGCGACACCGTTTTAACATTAAAATGGGAAAATACTTTCCCGCTATAACCAAAAACATTTGGGAACGGAATTCCAAAATTGCCCAAATCGCATTCGCATCAAATTGTCCTTCCCTTCCCgcgttttcaaaattttgatttttcatttaaaatcaATGACGCCCCAAAATCTTCTTTTTAATTATCTCATATTTTCTCATTCCACAGTCCCTAAACCGCACACAATTACACTGTTTGTTTTCTCTTGTCCAATTCCAATTCTGCAATTGAATGGGGGGCAAACTTGAAGCATTACCACCTCTCAAAAGGTTCATTCTAATGCAAAAACACCAAGAAAATGACGTTGTTCTTCCTGCCAAAAAGCGAAAACATTGCCCAGAATCAAATCAACCTCTCCCTTCCCCTTGTTGCCTGCCGGCCAAGAAAAGGGTGTGGGCAATCCACCCACTAGACCTCAATCAAGAATTCAATCCCATATTCGATGACGAGATCGGGGAGGAAAAGGGGATGAAACAAATCCAAGCTGCAGAAAATCAAGAAGCTCAAGAACCAGAAACcaatgataatgatgatgatgggaTTGTGTGTGCTGTCTGTGAAAGCACAGACGGGGACCCATCAGATCCCATAGTCCTCTGCGACGGCTGTGATCTCATGGTTCACACCACCTGTTACGGCCACCCCTTCACCAACGGAGTTCCCGAAGGCGATTGGTTCTGCGCCCACTGTCTCGCAAAACCCCAAACCCAAACCCCCATTTCTTGCTCCCTCTGCCCGCTCCCCGCCGGCGCTCTGAAACCTACCACCGACGGGAAATGGGCCCACCTCGTATGCGCTCTCTTCGTTCCCGAGGTGTTCTTCGCCGACCCGGAAGCCCGGGAAGGGATCGATTGCAGCAAAGTGCCCAAGAGAAGATGGGAGCGCAAATGTTATGTCTGCAAATCCAGAAATGGGTGCGCCATTGATTGCTCTGAGCCCAAATGCCCCTTGGCCTTTCATGTCACTTGTGGCTTGGAACAGGATTTGTGTATTGAGTATAATCAAGGCAGAACTAAAGGCGCCATTGTTGCTGGATTTTGCAAAGCCCATTCTGATTTGTGGAAAAAGGTTAAATCTTTTGCATTTTTATGTTGGCggttcatagtataatttgtcaattttgatttaaatttttttcattaatggaTTTGTGCAGCAACAACAAACAGGGAAGTTCAAGATTGTTGCCAGAGATGAGGAGGAGAAATAGGAGTGGTGAAGAGATTTCAAATCTTGAAAGAGAACTGAAATTTGGGTTGTTTTAGTGAGAAAATATATACCTAGTTTGTAGCAGGGCATTGTTGTAATTCATCACTCATGTTTACTTTAATGAGAATTAAATTGTTTGGGACAATTTCAAGTAGTTCATTTTTAAGAgccatttccattttttttcctattgttattagggcattgccaattttagtccacttcattaatttttgtcacattacagccagtcttatttaatctttgtcatttttagtctaccgttaaaattttcttcaaattGCCGTTCaaaatatgtgtattttttgttttttcatgctttggtcatctccttaatcttttgcagtggtttttcttacacatttttatccattgaagaggtccgacggAAGCTATGTGatccacattacaaagccatgactTTTACcgaacctcttcattggatgaaaatctgttaagaaaaccactacaaagggtaaagcaaatgatcaaagcatgaaaagattaaaatatccctgttttggatagttatttgacgaaaaatttaacggtagactaaaagtggtaaggattaaataagactggccgcaatgtggcaaaaattaatgaagttgactaaaattggcaatgacccaataacaataggaccaaaaatgaaaatgactcattttttaattataacattataatttcatttccttaaaataatttaagcccgcaaaatgtactttcaaataacagcttgtaagtaaaaaaataaagaattaaattgttcaaaaatgatgaaattacaAGTCACATACTTTTGAGGATTGATACTTTGGAAGGATTTTAAAGATCTAGatgaatactaaaaataaaatttatattcaagttgaaatgtttttttttttttgaaatctcaagttgaaatgtttttaaaatggaaaaatatttttttaaattgtggaaaaaaattgaatttttaaaggtggaaaactggaaaaggcATATGTACAGTACACATATTCGGGATAATGTTAATGGAAATGGTAGTGTATTTGGGAAGCTTTAAGTTGGTTGAAAGGAATCGGAATAAGTGATGTGGACATTGAGATTGATTCCCAAGTTGTttattatactttatttttgaaTTCTTTTATTTCTGCTTTTGGTTTTCTCATTGATGATGTTAAAGAAGTTGCATCTACGATTGACGATGTAGACTTCTGTTTTGTTAAGCGATCGCCGAATCGTGCTGCCACATGGTTGCTCGTGAAATCGTTTCTTTGTCAGGTTGTAGGGAGTTGTTTGATACTTCTCCTCCTTTTCTTGTTGACTGccttttatttgatttaatgaattaagttttttttctaaaattttttttttcttattttgccccattttttttattctgatttttttgccttctttaataatttgattaatggtgaattttttttttttttttttttaaagatgctattttccaatttcattaattagaTTATCtcacatatttttaatttttttgagtacctgactctgttacaatgtagtatgtgttcatagctattttctcacagttgtctccactgaggctcgaacccactcccatcatccatggggagtgttaaccgggacaccggatgccactagaccacaagaaaaaagattttgtaatcaagaaaaaataaatgacaaaaagatatttaaaactaaatcaagaaaaatcactatagtcgataACTAAATTGGTATTAACTCTCATATTTTGTAATCAATTACtccatataatttatatacaattgaatttaagtttaaaagaatttttatttcacattttaaatatattaatccGGTTTAAAAGATGTTCATACACAACATAATAAATGACATAAtgcaacaaattattattattttttccaaaatggtctattaaattattatttattatatcagTTAAAACGTCTTTTTTAAAACGAAGATGATATTAAAATGATTGATATGAAATATACCCAAGGTGTATAGTTGTATACCTACTCGGTATGTACTTTGTAGGTCGCAAGGAGCAATTCTCAACCTCAATTTGTGATCCGTACCTAGCCGAGCCATAAAGAATCTTCCTTTTAGTCCAACTCATACTGGCTTGGGAGCCTCCAACCCACATTCATACATTCCCAAGCTCACATATAGTAATCACTGCGTAGACCTCACTCGTATAGTCCAATGTATTTACCACATCAATGATAGAATTAACAAATTGTTTGTCATATAcatgaatgataatttaatgtaaaatattaGAGGGTGAAATATGGTAATGTTAATAAAGCTATTAAACtaaatatgattaaattaaaaatccAAATCTAAATATTACAACATCatcatggaattaaaatttaaaattagagataagatacaaaaaaaaaaaaaaaaaaaaaaaaaaaaaaaaaaNaaaaagaagtaaaaatgaTAGTCCACAACCCGTAGAATGAGAGCCCAATTTACGTGAGTGGGAATTGGGGAAGACTAGAAGCTGAACTTCCGGTGACACTAAAATAAACCGTTAATTAAACTTTAACAGCCGTCAAGAAACACAATCCAACAAAAACCTGCGCAACGACCCGAACAAAAAAGAGGGAAAGCACAGCAGAGCTGCTTA
Coding sequences within it:
- the LOC115997426 gene encoding protein Jade-1 encodes the protein MGGKLEALPPLKRFILMQKHQENDVVLPAKKRKHCPESNQPLPSPCCLPAKKRVWAIHPLDLNQEFNPIFDDEIGEEKGMKQIQAAENQEAQEPETNDNDDDGIVCAVCESTDGDPSDPIVLCDGCDLMVHTTCYGHPFTNGVPEGDWFCAHCLAKPQTQTPISCSLCPLPAGALKPTTDGKWAHLVCALFVPEVFFADPEAREGIDCSKVPKRRWERKCYVCKSRNGCAIDCSEPKCPLAFHVTCGLEQDLCIEYNQGRTKGAIVAGFCKAHSDLWKKQQQTGKFKIVARDEEEK